One region of Streptomyces leeuwenhoekii genomic DNA includes:
- a CDS encoding alpha/beta fold hydrolase, producing MNPSNSGTLAVPGARIYYEVRGEGPFLLLIGGGNSDAAVFKRLAAVLAGSHRVVTYDPRGNSRSTLDGPPVDQKIEEHADDAYRLIEHLAGPDEPVYVFGSCSGGLIALELTIRHPGRIRLTVAHEPPVLSILPDAADHLALLDDVCLTYRREGMAPALTKLQALHGGRPAPVLPEVHNNTDFFLTHFVRSSTRFVPDLTALEEVADKVVWAGGHASRGDLVHRPARALADRFGRDLELFPGGHVGYARYPADFAEQLVETFTAAARTADRPQGTSGGGS from the coding sequence ATGAACCCATCGAACAGCGGGACGCTCGCGGTGCCGGGTGCGAGGATCTATTACGAAGTGCGAGGTGAGGGGCCCTTCCTGCTGCTCATCGGAGGAGGAAACTCCGATGCGGCCGTGTTCAAGCGCCTGGCTGCCGTCCTCGCCGGGAGCCACCGTGTGGTCACCTATGACCCGCGCGGGAATTCACGCAGCACGCTCGACGGCCCCCCGGTGGATCAGAAGATCGAGGAGCACGCCGACGACGCCTACCGGCTGATCGAGCACCTCGCCGGCCCGGACGAACCCGTGTACGTCTTCGGGAGCTGCTCGGGCGGGCTCATCGCGCTGGAGCTCACGATCCGTCACCCGGGCAGGATCCGGCTGACCGTCGCCCACGAGCCACCTGTTCTGAGCATCCTCCCGGACGCCGCGGACCATTTGGCACTCCTCGACGACGTCTGTCTGACCTATCGCCGTGAGGGCATGGCACCGGCCCTCACCAAGCTGCAGGCCCTCCACGGTGGCCGGCCCGCGCCGGTCCTCCCCGAAGTGCACAACAACACCGACTTCTTCCTGACCCACTTCGTCCGGTCGTCCACGCGTTTCGTGCCCGACCTCACCGCGCTGGAGGAAGTGGCGGACAAGGTGGTGTGGGCCGGTGGCCATGCCTCGCGCGGGGATCTCGTGCACCGCCCCGCGCGCGCCCTCGCCGACCGGTTCGGCCGCGACCTGGAGTTGTTCCCCGGCGGGCATGTCGGCTACGCGAGGTACCCCGCCGACTTCGCCGAACAGCTCGTCGAGACTTTCACCGCCGCGGCCCGCACGGCGGACCGGCCGCAGGGAACCAGCGGCGGAGGGAGCTGA